The following are encoded in a window of Psilocybe cubensis strain MGC-MH-2018 chromosome 4, whole genome shotgun sequence genomic DNA:
- a CDS encoding 50S ribosomal protein L22, whose protein sequence is MSIQLGGHPMQVFQSSGARLLRRSLLTTTTSFAPACSRSASFFRPLEWVKEKLGPGVKEAQTTEQVQVAKELAKQEGTANLFDDIAEAKIKPVSRGKEGGSEDVVRKSKGISKPKPNFHKYSTANFKISHRKLNMLGKQISGKPIDYAILQMQFSEKRASTRIMNMLATARDHATRYKKLSEGKLVVAEAWVTKGPRLPARMEARGRGHYGTRTHPNSKLSVVLKEGKTIEQEKAAARKRKLKKIVSAALVREDKPIRNPSPTWGW, encoded by the exons ATGTCCATTCAACTTGGCGGACACCCGATGCAGGTTTTCCAAAGCAGTG GCGCACGCCTGCTCAGGCGTTCGCTGTTAACAACCACCACTTCGTTCGCGCCTGCGTGTAGCAGAAG CGCAAGCTTCTTTCGCCCCCTAGAATGGGTGAAAGAGAAACTGGGACCCGGTGTCAAGGAGGCACAGACTACTGAACAAGTCCAAGTTGCGAAAGAATTGGCCAAGCAAGAAGGAACGGCCAACTTATTTGATGATATCGCCGAAGCAAAAATCAAACCGGTCTCTCGAGGGAAAGAAGGCGGTAGTGAAGATGTCGTCCGAAAGTCCAAAGGTATCAGCAAACCGAAGCCCAATTTC CACAAATACTCGACAGCTAACTTCAAAATATCGCATCGCAAATTAAATATGCTCGGGAAGCAGATATCAGGAAAACCAATAGATTATGCCATCCTGCAGATGCAGTTCAGCGAAAAGCGTGCCAGCACGCGCATCATGAACATGCTCGCTACTGCTAGAGACCATGCCACTCGATATAAGAAATTATCAGAGGGAAAGCTTGTTGTCG CCGAAGCATGGGTAACTAAAGGTCCTCGTCTTCCTGCTAGAATGGAAGCTAGAGGAAGAGGTCACTACGGCACTCGAACACACCCGAACTCAAAACTCAGTGTTGTTTTGAAGGAAGGCAAGACGATAGAGCAGGAAAAGGCTGCTGCGAGGAAAAGGAAGCTGAAGAAAATTGTGTCTGCTGCTCTTGTCCGTGAAGATAAACCAATTCGGAACCCTTCGCCAACATGGGGCTGGTAA
- a CDS encoding Protein transport protein yos1 codes for MSLFGIGTMIYVALLLINAMAILSEDRFLARIGWVSASRQIRDVNTGFQQTYDHTNAYGTVQGEAGMKARLIDLISAVRTLMRIPLIVINTVVILYELAWG; via the exons ATGTCGCTCTTCGGCATTGGCACCATGATTTACGTTGCATTGCTTTTGATCAATGCCATGGCTATACTGAGTGAAGACCGATTTTTGGCTAGAA TTGGCTGGGTATCAGCTTCACGGCAAATACGGGATGTTAATACTGGATTCCAACAAACATACGACCACACAAATGCTTATGGCACAGTTCAAGGGGAAGCTGGCATGAAAGCAAGATTGATTGACCTCATCAGCGCTGTGCGCACATTAATGCGGA TACCTCTCATAGTAATTAATACCGTCGTGATTCTTTATGAATTAGCATGGGGATAA